One window of Equus asinus isolate D_3611 breed Donkey chromosome 7, EquAss-T2T_v2, whole genome shotgun sequence genomic DNA carries:
- the DHRS7 gene encoding dehydrogenase/reductase SDR family member 7, protein MSGELLLWLLALCVLLAVVVQLVRFLQADGDLTLLWAEWQGRRPEWELTDMVVWVTGASGGIGEELAYQLSKLGVSLVLSARRVHELERVKRRCLENGNLKEKDILVLPLDLTDRSSHEMATKAVLQEFGKIDILVNNGGRSQRSLVVDASLDVYKELIELNYLGTVSLTKCVLPHMIERKQGKIVTVNSVLGIIAAPLSSGYCASKHALRGFFNGLRTELATYPGIIISNICPGPVQSNIVHNALTEEVTKAVGSGGDQSYKMATSRCVRLMLVSMANDLKEVWIADQPFLSMTYLWQYMPTWAWWITNKVGKKRIENFKSGVDADAYFKTWKAKHD, encoded by the exons ATGAGCGGCGAGTTGCTTCTCTGGCTGCTGGCGTTGTGTGTGCTGCTCGCGGTCGTGGTGCAGCTGGTGCGCTTCCTGCAGGCCGACGGCGACCTGACCCTGCTGTGGGCCGAGTGGCAGGGGCGCCGCCCAG AATGGGAGCTGACCGATATGGTGGTGTGGGTGACTGGAGCGTCAGGCGGGATTGGTGAGGAGCTGGCTTACCAGCTGTCTAAGCTGGGAGTTTCTCTTGTGCTGTCTGCTAGGAGAGTGCACGAGCTGGAGCGGGTGAAGAGAAGGTGCCTGG AGAATggcaacttaaaagaaaaagatatacttGTTTTGCCCCTTGACCTAACTGACAGGAGTTCCCATGAAATGGCTACCAAAGCAGTTCTCCAGGAGTTTGGTAAA ATCGACATTCTGGTCAACAATGGTGGAAGATCCCAGCGTTCTCTGGTTGTGGACGCCAGCCTGGATGTCTACAAGGAACTAATAGAGCTTAACTACTTAGGGACGGTGTCCTTGACAAAGTGTGTCCTGCCTCACATGATCgagaggaagcaaggaaagaTTGTTACTGTGAATAGCGTCCTGGGTATCATAGCTGCACCTCTTTCTAGTGGATATTGTGCCAGCAAACATGCTCTTCGG ggTTTTTTTAATGGCCTCCGAACTGAACTTGCCACATACCCAGGTATAATAATTTCTAACATTTGCCCAGGACCTGTGCAGTCAAATATTGTGCACAATGCCCTAACTGAAGAAGTCACAAAG GCCGTGGGCAGTGGTGGCGACCAGTCCTATAAGATGGCAACCAGTCGTTGTGTGCGGCTGATGTTAGTCAGCATGGCCAATGATTTGAAGGAAGTCTGGATCGCAGATCAGCCTTTTTTGTCGATGACCTATCTGTGGCAGTACATGCCAACGTGGGCCTGGTGGATAACCAACAAAGTAGGCAAGAAAAGGATCGAGAACTTTAAGAGTGGTGTG GATGCAGATGCCTATTTTAAAACCTGGAAGGCAAAACATGACTGA